The Brassica oleracea var. oleracea cultivar TO1000 chromosome C6, BOL, whole genome shotgun sequence genome includes a region encoding these proteins:
- the LOC106299088 gene encoding outer envelope pore protein 21B, chloroplastic-like isoform X2: METSLRYSKSLRIHAKEKLPFNSRTHLQLHGELDAGTGAPSYFCAMIRHLFPEALTGLGVGLYYDKRHKLRSHVRGKKEFPMGANKLVTFNVKGRCDFDQDFNQNGLSLW, from the exons ATGGAGACGTCTCTGAGGTATTCGAAGTCTTTGAGAATCCATGCGAAGGAGAAGCTCCCTTTCAACTCCAGAACCCATTTGCAG CTTCATGGAGAGCTAGATGCTGGAACTGGAGCCCCTAGTTACTTCTGTGCCATGATTAGACACCTTTTCCCCGAG GCTTTAACAGGGTTAGGAGTAGGATTGTATTATGATAAGCGCCACAAGCTTCGGTCTCATGTACGCGGGAAAAAAGAGTTTCCTATGGGAGCTAATAAGCTTGTGACCTTTAATGTTAAAGGGCGGTGTGATTTTGATCAAGACTTCAATCAG AATGGACTTAGCTTGTGGTAG
- the LOC106299088 gene encoding outer envelope pore protein 21B, chloroplastic-like isoform X1 — protein METSLRYSKSLRIHAKEKLPFNSRTHLQLHGELDAGTGAPSYFCAMIRHLFPEALTGLGVGLYYDKRHKLRSHVRGKKEFPMGANKLVTFNVKGRCDFDQDFNQVHFFLSFFPFWSPSYVSCLSIIMPLEWT, from the exons ATGGAGACGTCTCTGAGGTATTCGAAGTCTTTGAGAATCCATGCGAAGGAGAAGCTCCCTTTCAACTCCAGAACCCATTTGCAG CTTCATGGAGAGCTAGATGCTGGAACTGGAGCCCCTAGTTACTTCTGTGCCATGATTAGACACCTTTTCCCCGAG GCTTTAACAGGGTTAGGAGTAGGATTGTATTATGATAAGCGCCACAAGCTTCGGTCTCATGTACGCGGGAAAAAAGAGTTTCCTATGGGAGCTAATAAGCTTGTGACCTTTAATGTTAAAGGGCGGTGTGATTTTGATCAAGACTTCAATCAGGTTCACTTCTTTCTTTCTTTCTTTCCTTTTTGGTCTCCAAGTTATGTTTCTTGCTTGAGTATTATTATGCCTTTAGAATGGACTTAG
- the LOC106299087 gene encoding serine/threonine-protein kinase PBS1-like, whose product MSCFSCLDTRTHDMRINIDTVPYLTDDSSVGTRGDSIGARSKSGILVNGKVNSPKPGGGAQSFTFKELAAATKNFREDNMIGKGGFGSVFKGRLYSGQVVAIKQLNPNGHQGNQEFIVEVLMLSVFSHPNLVTLIGYCTSGAQRLLVYEYMPMGSLEDHLFDLEPTQKPLSWNTRMKIAVGAARGIEYLHCKISPSVIYRDLKSSNILLDKDFNPKLSDFGLAKVGPVGNRTHVSTRVMGTYGYCAPEYAMSGKLTIKSDIYCFGVVLLELVTGREAIDLSKPNGEQYLVSWAREYLSEPKKFGHLVDPLLRGKYPKKCLNYVIAITGMCLKEEANQRPTIGDVVVAFEYIAAQSKSYEARRESRKSTDSDRSREETQQSF is encoded by the exons ATGAGCTGTTTCTCTTGTCTCGACACACGAACCCATGACATGAGAATCAACATTGATACCGTTCCTTACCTAACCGATGATTCCTCAG TTGGCACAAGAGGCGATTCAATAGGAGCAAGGTCCAAATCTGGCATATTAG TTAATGGGAAAGTGAATAGCCCTAAACCCGGCGGTGGCGCACAGAGTTTCACGTTCAAGGAGTTAGCCGCCGCAACCAAGAACTTCCGGGAGGATAACATGATCGGAAAAGGAGGGTTCGGTAGTGTCTTCAAGGGACGTTTATATTCAGGACAG GTGGTGGCTATCAAGCAACTAAACCCAAATGGGCATCAAGGAAATCAAGAGTTCATTGTCGAGGTTCTCATGCTTAGTGTCTTCAGCCATCCAAACTTAGTAACTTTAATTGGTTACTGTACTTCTGGTGCTCAAAGACTTCTTGTTTATGAATACATGCCAATGGGTAGCTTAGAAGATCATCTCTTTG ATCTTGAGCCTACTCAGAAACCTCTAAGCTGGAATACTCGAATGAAAATCGCTGTTGGTGCAGCTCGTGGCATCGAGTATCTTCATTGTAAAATAAGCCCATCCGTGATATACCGTGACTTGAAATCTTCAAACATTCTGTTAGATAAAGACTTTAACCCTAAACTTTCTGACTTTGGACTTGCTAAAGTCGGTCCTGTCGGTAACCGGACACATGTGTCTACTCGTGTCATGGGTACTTACGGATACTGTGCTCCAGAGTACGCAATGAGCGGAAAGTTAACCATTAAATCGGATATCTACTGCTTCGGTGTTGTGTTGCTTGAGCTGGTTACTGGTAGGGAGGCTATTGATTTGAGTAAACCAAATGGAGAACAATATCTTGTTTCTTGG GCTCGAGAGTATCTCAGCGAACCTAAAAAATTCGGACATCTAGTGGACCCGTTGCTGCGTGGAAAGTACCCAAAGAAGTGTCTTAACTACGTGATTGCCATTACAGGGATGTGTTTGAAGGAGGAAGCTAATCAACGACCGACAATAGGAGATGTTGTGGTGGCATTTGAGTATATAGCTGCTCAGAGCAAATCTTATGAAGCTAGAAGAGAGTCTCGCAAGTCTACTGACTCTGACCGGTCAAGAGAGGAAACACAACAGAGTTTCTAA